In Uranotaenia lowii strain MFRU-FL chromosome 2, ASM2978415v1, whole genome shotgun sequence, one genomic interval encodes:
- the LOC129742869 gene encoding uncharacterized protein LOC129742869, which yields MASIEVGNEEQLPKEDTVMPMSIAANKDEDVNAKPESTPNVKTLGAKPRKPRVSKAPTKPKSKRNPLRTARKRADFHCGSCDERDSSRMVMCDQCEVWYHFSCVEVTSGVANQSTWECPRCETTINRRKSIRNEQRTLVQRQELKLNPDLEVQSISSRKSSRSESVKIAELRLQKLKELAELKQQYIEQKFTILEEAVMEGSENDVDSKMDKMSEIEDWIGNINLEGEDRGLAVEDDRIEEDKHKQANKIPSRNKRVSVPRNFNPEKRSTPLARPTQLQLPTQPTDCGENDICLLNKSQLAARQALAKDLPEFDGSSEDWPLFISTFNSSTQMCGFTNEENMLRLRKCLRGRAFEAVRSRLLHPDHVTSVMSTLKMVFGRPEAIINAMISKIRMHAPPILERMESIVNFALTVENLRANIEACGVPDFAYNATLRSELVNKLPPPLQLQWARDSRAIMSPSLLHFSSWLYTIAEDASAIMTSNPISKTRRDKKESYLHYHEEQSERDPCPDKIVESASLTHQEIKKKSFELCRICSGRCTAVTKCATFLALDYETRWELVKERRLCRKCLNRHNGPCRQRKPCGTGGCDYLHHHLLHKPGNPETSSPTTVTEERSCNTNQSGRNGVLFRIIPVILQSATKTLHTYAFIDDGSEITLMEDEIVKELDLEGPVQSLCLKWTSGTTRTEKSRKVNLTISGAGGQMKKYSISNVRTVKSLDIRPQTLDMLELGKRFKHLQNVPITSYEDACPRILIGLDNAQLGNPLKSREGKLEEPIAVKTRLGWTVYGHCSDESSTAPYINYHSVNQCPCDKSCDQDLHAAMKNFFAVESLGLSKPTSAFISRDDQRAISLLETHTHAKNGHYETTLLWKYDNCRLPDSKPMALSRWECLEKRLRKDTNLAKVLNDKINDYVDKGYARRLTTEELTEKHQKIWYLPIFPITNPNKPGKTRLVWDAAAKAHGISLNSLLLKGPDQLTSLFAVLLKFREYKVAVCGDIREMYHQVLIRKEDQNCQRFFWGRNEDTNLPHTYIMQVMTFGACSSPCTAQFIKNRNAEKYMHQYPAAANVIITNHYVDDMLLSVESESEAIKLAEEVRTIHRKAGFELRNFRSNENSVSDALEGRSKSNESKEIDMDVGREGSTDKVLGMWWDTSTDCFTFKLSPRMDPEILSGKRIPTKREVLRTLMQIFDPLGLVGHFLMFLKCLLQEIWRSSVGWDDPIGDNEFQKWKRWLEILPTMTEVKIPRCYRAFVPITTQTDVQLHTFVDASENGMAAVAYLRFENNGVVECALVSSKTRVSPLKFLSIPRSELQASVIGARLSNAIMGSSSIKVNKRYFWTDSKTVLCWLSSDHRKYSQYVSHRVSDILESTELSEWCWIPSKLNVADDGTKWKVYPDFNNSSRWFRGPDLLSRPTAEWPLPEKAILSTDIELRPFVLNHHVLSSALITVEKFSYWAVLLRKTAYALRYIYNLQRTAKDQPILVGLLTREDLLKGEQYLFRLAQGSAYAEEIELLIDQKSHGWKSCIPRKSPLFKLCAFLDENRVLRIRGRISLCEFAQPDTKNPIILPRNHHITRLIVSNIHSAYHHQNHETIINEIRQRYYIPGLRSLYKNIRKDCQVCKNQRVKPQVPLMSELPLSRLSAYTRPFSYMGIDYFGPMLVVNGRKQEKRWGVLATCLTIRAIHLQVVHSLTTSSCIMAIRNIMSRRGVPICIYSDRGTNFIGADRELKSVLKDVNQNRLMEEFTSPDTQWSFNPPASPHMGGAWERLIRSVKQNMAKLNPNHRPNDEILENMLIEIENIVNSRPLTHVPVEDSNSLVLTPNHFLLGSSNGLKPWVPFDDSSSAVRRSWQLSQTMANVFWRHWVHDYLPTLTRRSKWFDDTKPIEVDDIAVIIDPNLPRNCWPKGRIIATNISPDGRRRWATIQTSTGVYNRPVAKLAILDIGVRGVAPPVGN from the coding sequence AAACCCAGAGTTTCAAAAGCACCTACAAAGCCAAAATCGAAACGCAATCCACTCCGAACGGCCAGGAAGCGTGCAGATTTTCACTGTGGAAGTTGCGACGAACGGGACAGTAGCAGGATGGTAATGTGTGACCAGTGCGAGGTATGGTACCACTTTTCCTGCGTAGAGGTTACCTCCGGCGTGGCCAATCAGAGTACTTGGGAGTGCCCGCGATGTGAGACTACAATCAATCGACGAAAATCGATAAGGAATGAGCAAAGGACTCTAGTTCAGCGCCAAGAGCTCAAACTTAATCCAGATCTCGAGGTACAGTCTATAAGTAGTAGGAAAAGCTCCCGTAGCGAGTCTGTCAAGATTGCTGAGCTCCGTTTGCAAAAGCTTAAGGAACTTGCGGAACTAAAACAGCAAtacattgaacaaaaatttacgaTTCTGGAAGAGGCAGTCATGGAAGGAAGTGAGAACGATGTCGATAGTAAGATGGATAAGATGTCGGAAATTGAAGACTGGATAGGTAACATTAACTTGGAAGGAGAAGATCGTGGATTAGCCGTCGAAGACGACCGAATTGAAGAAGACAAACATAAACAAGCCAACAAAATTCCAAGTCGAAACAAAAGGGTTTCCGTACCACGTAATTTCAATCCGGAAAAGCGTTCAACTCCGTTAGCCAGACCTACCCAGCTACAACTACCAACACAACCAACCGACTGTGGAGAGAATGATATTTGCCTACTAAATAAGAGCCAATTAGCAGCACGACAAGCGCTGGCTAAGGATTTACCTGAGTTTGACGGCAGCTCTGAGGACTGGCCTCTTTTTATTTCGACCTTCAACTCGTCAACCCAGATGTGCGGGTTCACAAACGAAGAAAACATGCTCAGACTTCGCAAATGTCTCAGAGGTAGGGCATTTGAGGCAGTTAGGAGCCGTTTGCTTCATCCAGATCACGTTACGAGTGTGATGTCAACGCTGAAAATGGTCTTTGGGAGACCCGAAGCAATTATCAATGCAATGATATCTAAAATAAGAATGCACGCTCCGCCGATTCTCGAAAGGATGGAGTCCATCGTAAATTTCGCTTTAACAGTGGAAAATTTGCGTGCTAACATAGAAGCGTGTGGTGTACCAGATTTCGCCTACAATGCTACGTTGCGCTCTGAGTTAGTTAATAAACTCCCGCCACCCCTGCAGCTTCAATGGGCCAGAGATTCTAGAGCAATTATGAGCCCTTCATTGCTACACTTTAGTAGTTGGCTGTACACTATAGCGGAGGACGCGAGTGCAATTATGACGTCCAATCCTATCAGCAAGACCCGGCGAGATAAAAAAGAAAGCTATCTGCATTATCATGAGGAACAAAGTGAGAGAGATCCGTGTCCAGACAAAATCGTGGAGAGTGCGAGCTTAACTcatcaagaaattaaaaaaaaatcgttcgagcTCTGTCGCATATGCTCTGGGCGCTGCACCGCAGTAACCAAATGTGCAACTTTTTTAGCATTAGACTACGAAACTAGATGGGAGTTAGTAAAGGAACGCAGACTGTGTCGCAAGTGTCTCAACAGACACAATGGACCCTGCAGACAACGAAAACCGTGTGGGACAGGTGGATGCGACTACTTGCACCACCACTTGTTACATAAACCGGGAAATCCTGAGACGAGCTCGCCTACTACAGTAACTGAAGAACGAAGTTGTAACACTAATCAAAGCGGGAGAAATGGCGTCTTGTTTAGAATCATTCCAGTTATCCTCCAAAGTGCTACTAAAACGTTGCATACCTACGCCTTTATTGACGATGGATCCGAAATTACGTTAATGGAAGACGAAATCGTCAAGGAACTTGATCTTGAAGGACCTGTACAAAGTTTATGCCTGAAATGGACCAGCGGAACTACGCGAACAGAAAAATCGAGGAAGGTTAATCTGACTATTTCAGGAGCCGGCGGacagatgaaaaaatattcaatctctAACGTTAGAACTGTTAAGTCACTAGACATCAGGCCTCAAACCCTCGATATGTTAGAACTGGGTAAACGCTTTAAGCACCTGCAAAACGTTCCGATAACATCCTACGAAGATGCGTGTCCCAGGATTCTTATAGGCCTAGATAATGCCCAACTAGGAAATCCCTTGAAGAGCAGGGAAGGGAAACTTGAAGAACCGATAGCCGTGAAGACGCGTCTAGGGTGGACAGTTTATGGTCATTGCTCTGATGAATCCAGTACAGCTCCGTATATCAATTACCATTCTGTTAACCAATGTCCCTGCGACAAAAGTTGCGATCAAGACCTCCATGCTGCCATGAAAAATTTCTTCGCCGTTGAAAGCTTGGGTTTGAGTAAACCCACTTCTGCCTTTATTTCGAGAGATGACCAAAGGGCAATTTCCTTGCTCGAAACGCACACCCATGCTAAGAATGGCCATTACGAAACTACACTTTTATGGAAATACGACAACTGTCGTCTGCCCGATAGTAAGCCTATGGCACTTAGCCGCTGGGAATGCTTGGAAAAGCGGCTAAGAAAAGATACGAATTTGGCTAAGGTACTGAACGATAAAATTAACGATTATGTCGATAAAGGCTATGCGCGCCGTCTTACCACTGAGGAACTAACAGAGAAGCATCAGAAAATTTGGTATCTACCAATTTTTCCAATCACCAACCCAAACAAACCTGGGAAAACGAGATTAGTCTGGGACGCCGCCGCAAAGGCGCACGGAATCTCACTAAATTCTCTGTTATTAAAGGGACCCGATCAATTAACCTCCCTTTTTGCTGTACTGTTGAAGTTTCGAGAATACAAGGTTGCGGTGTGCGGAGACATCCGTGAAATGTATCACCAGGTGTTGATACGAAAGGAAGATCAAAACTGCCAACGTTTTTTCTGGGGTAGAAACGAGGATACGAACTTACCTCATACATACATCATGCAAGTGATGACATTTGGAGCATGCTCGTCTCCATGTACAGcgcaatttataaaaaaccGAAATGCCGAGAAGTATATGCACCAATATCCAGCTGCAGCTAATGTCATAATCACCAACCACTACGTTGACGATATGCTGCTTAGCGTCGAAAGTGAATCGGAGGCAATCAAGTTGGCTGAAGAGGTTAGAACGATCCACCGTAAGGCGGGTTTCGAACTAAGGAACTTTCGATCGAACGAGAATTCTGTGTCCGACGCCTTGGAAGGACGATCAAAATCGAACGAGTCGAAAGAAATCGACATGGACGTGGGGAGAGAAGGAAGCACCGACAAAGTACTTGGTATGTGGTGGGACACGTCTACCGATTGTTTCACGTTTAAGTTGTCACCAAGAATGGATCCTGAAATTTTATCCGGCAAACGTATACCAACGAAACGGGAAGTTTTGCGAACCCTCATGCAAATATTCGACCCCTTGGGTTTGGTAGGCCACTTTCTTATGTTTCTCAAATGTTTGCTTCAGGAAATTTGGAGATCGTCGGTTGGATGGGACGATCCTATAGGAGATAACGAGTTTCAAAAATGGAAACGCTGGCTGGAAATTCTCCCAACCATGACTGAAGTCAAAATCCCTCGTTGCTACCGTGCGTTCGTGCCGATTACCACTCAAACCGACGTACAGCTTCACACCTTTGTTGATGCCAGCGAGAACGGCATGGCTGCTGTTGCTTATTTAAGATTCGAGAACAATGGAGTAGTAGAATGTGCGTTGGTGAGCTCAAAAACGAGAGTTTCGCCTCTTAAATTTCTTTCGATACCTCGATCTGAACTGCAGGCAAGCGTAATAGGAGCTAGACTCTCAAATGCTATAATGGGCTCATCCTCAatcaaagttaataagcgctaTTTCTGGACAGACTCTAAAACAGTGCTGTGTTGGCTATCGTCAGATCATCGGAAATATAGCCAATATGTTTCACATCGAGTTAGCGACATCTTAGAGTCCACCGAGCTGTCTGAATGGTGTTGGATCCCGTCCAAATTAAACGTAGCTGACGATGGCACTAAATGGAAAGTTTACCCGGATTTCAATAACAGCAGCAGATGGTTTCGAGGTCCTGATTTGCTGTCACGTCCGACAGCTGAATGGCCTTTGCCGGAAAAGGCAATTTTATCGACAGATATTGAGCTGCGACCCTTCGTCCTCAACCATCACGTCTTATCATCTGCCCTAATTACAGTGGAGAAGTTTTCTTACTGGGCTGTACTTCTTCGGAAAACGGCTTACGCTCTTCGATACATTTATAACCTGCAACGAACTGCAAAAGATCAACCAATTCTCGTCGGCCTACTTACTCGGGAGGACTTGCTCAAGGGGGAGCAATATCTATTTCGATTAGCCCAAGGTTCAGCATACGCAGAAGAAATCGAACTTCTCATCGACCAAAAATCCCATGGCTGGAAAAGCTGTATTCCGCGAAAAAGCCCGCTGTTCAAGCTTTGTGCATTTCTAGATGAAAATAGGGTGTTAAGAATACGTGGCCGTATATCTTTATGTGAGTTTGCTCAGCCAGACACAAAAAACCCTATTATTCTCCCGCGCAATCATCACATTACACGATTAATTGTTTCGAATATTCATTCCGCATATCATCACCAAAACCATGAAACCATAATTAATGAAATTCGCCAGCGATATTACATTCCGGGCCTACGATCATTATACAAAAATATTCGCAAAGACTGTCAGGTATGTAAAAACCAGCGCGTGAAACCTCAGGTTCCGTTGATGAGCGAATTACCACTGAGTCGATTATCAGCGTACACGCGTCCCTTTTCTTATATGGGTATCGACTACTTCGGACCGATGCTGGTAGTCAACGGTCGTAAACAAGAGAAAAGATGGGGCGTATTAGCCACCTGCCTTACTATAAGGGCTATACACTTGCAAGTGGTACATTCGTTAACGACCAGTTCATGTATAATGGCTATACGCAACATAATGAGTAGACGAGGAGTTCCTATCTGCATTTATAGTGATCGAGGCACTAACTTCATTGGCGCTGATAGGGAACTCAAATCCGTTCTTAAAGACGTAAACCAAAACAGATTAATGGAAGAATTTACTTCGCCAGACACTCAATGGAGCTTTAATCCACCAGCGTCCCCTCACATGGGAGGGGCGTGGGAAAGGCTCATCCGCTCAGTTAAGCAGAACATGGCAAAACTGAACCCTAACCATCGTCCAAACGACGAAATCCTCGAAAACATGTTGATAGAGATTGAAAATATAGTAAACTCACGACCACTTACACACGTGCCTGTTGAAGACAGTAATTCGTTGGTCCTGACGCCTAATCATTTTTTATTGGGGTCATCGAACGGTTTGAAACCATGGGTCCCTTTCGATGATAGTTCCTCTGCGGTGCGTAGATCCTGGCAGCTGTCACAGACGATGGCAAACGTATTTTGGAGACATTGGGTCCACGATTATCTTCCAACTTTGACCCGAAGATCGAAATGGTTCGACGACACCAAGCCTATCGAAGTCGATGACATTGCAGTCATTATAGATCCGAACCTACCACGCAACTGTTGGCCTAAAGGACGCATTATCGCCACAAACATTTCGCCCGACGGCCGCCGGAGATGGGCAACTATACAAACATCAACAGGAGTTTATAATAGACCAGTAGCGAAGCTTGCAATCTTGGACATCGGCGTGAGAGGAGTAGCGCCACCAGTTGGAAACTAG